One genomic window of Microbacterium sp. BH-3-3-3 includes the following:
- a CDS encoding ABC transporter permease gives MSALAVERPALAPRVRSLLARRGPLLVVLAMTVYLAVTAKGFLGLANVTASLTQAAPVALVAMGLAIVVIGGGDDVVVGGIDLSIPATAALATAIVSDQLTSYGTPFAVAFALGILVTTLFGVLNAILVGWVGLSSILATLAVYVAVVGITRVVSGNRRIDVTDPLVVAVRDTRIVGIPLAAVLMLIVAAVLVFVLARTPYGLRLQAVGGNRDAATFAGIPAQRYIMSTFVIAGVVAGLSSLLLVARGSGSSPGIDERLMVDMVLATFLGAAFTRRGTVTVFGSVLGALFVALLSNGLILSRVANAWVDGFKGVLILLVVAAAAARKNEESRA, from the coding sequence GTGAGCGCCCTCGCCGTCGAGCGCCCCGCGCTCGCTCCCCGCGTCCGGAGCCTGCTGGCCCGGCGCGGTCCCCTGCTCGTCGTCCTCGCGATGACGGTGTACCTCGCCGTGACGGCGAAGGGCTTCCTCGGCCTCGCCAACGTCACCGCGAGCCTCACCCAGGCGGCCCCGGTCGCGCTGGTCGCCATGGGGCTCGCGATCGTCGTCATCGGCGGCGGCGACGACGTCGTGGTGGGCGGCATCGACCTGTCGATCCCCGCCACCGCGGCGCTGGCGACCGCGATCGTCAGCGATCAGCTGACCTCGTACGGCACACCGTTCGCGGTCGCCTTCGCCCTCGGCATCCTGGTCACGACCCTGTTCGGCGTGCTGAACGCGATCCTCGTCGGCTGGGTGGGACTGTCGTCGATCCTGGCGACGCTGGCCGTGTACGTCGCGGTCGTGGGCATCACGCGCGTGGTCAGCGGCAACCGCCGCATCGACGTCACCGACCCTCTCGTCGTCGCGGTGCGCGATACCCGGATCGTCGGCATCCCCCTCGCCGCCGTGCTCATGCTGATCGTGGCCGCGGTGCTCGTGTTCGTGCTGGCCCGCACGCCCTACGGCCTGCGCCTGCAGGCGGTCGGCGGCAACCGGGATGCCGCGACCTTCGCCGGCATCCCCGCTCAGCGCTACATCATGTCGACGTTCGTCATCGCGGGCGTCGTGGCGGGGCTCAGCTCGCTGCTGCTCGTCGCGCGCGGCTCGGGCAGCAGTCCGGGGATCGACGAGCGCCTCATGGTCGACATGGTGCTGGCGACCTTCCTCGGCGCCGCCTTCACCCGCCGCGGCACGGTCACCGTGTTCGGCTCGGTGCTGGGTGCCCTGTTCGTGGCGCTGCTGTCGAACGGCCTGATCCTCTCGCGGGTCGCCAACGCGTGGGTCGACGGGTTCAAGGGCGTGCTGATCCTGCTCGTCGTGGCCGCGGCCGCGGCGCGCAAGAACGAGGAGTCCCGCGCATGA
- a CDS encoding sugar ABC transporter ATP-binding protein codes for MIESSSPLVTPVLRMTGVTKAFAGVPALRGASIDVRPGEVHGLVGENGAGKSTLIKILAGLYERDGGTVVIDGTETERLTPSDAHAAGIRFVHQELQLVPDMTVAENVWLGNERSAGGVLRGRAMRARVTEVLHDVLGIDLSPTRLVRDLGPAERKLVQVARALVDDNARVIVFDEPTAPLASAEAEQLLGIIGRLRERGISSLYISHYLGEVTRICDRVTVLRGGLDVGRLDAVGPDSGREMIRLMIGREIDDLYPARRPPVTAPAVLSARGLGVGTVVHGVDLDARPGEIVGVTGLLGSGASELGEALVGLHRHTGELRLGERRFRPSSPAAALEAGVVLVPRDRRHDGVVLDFSVQQNLTLSTLSTDARAGLLDAPAARARADELSERLDIRPRDTTAQTRLLSGGNQQKVVLGRSLAAGARVIVLDEPTVGVDIGAKQEIYRLLAELAASGTAVVVVSTDPAEVLGLADRIVVLERGRVAHEVSTDGLTLEHLSALVTGSGGERSEGDAA; via the coding sequence GTGATCGAAAGCTCCTCCCCCCTCGTGACGCCGGTGCTCCGCATGACCGGCGTCACGAAGGCGTTCGCGGGCGTCCCGGCTCTCCGGGGCGCCTCGATCGACGTGCGCCCGGGCGAGGTGCACGGCCTCGTCGGCGAGAACGGCGCGGGCAAGTCCACGCTCATCAAGATCCTCGCGGGGCTGTACGAGCGCGACGGTGGCACCGTCGTCATCGACGGCACCGAGACCGAGCGGCTCACCCCCTCCGACGCGCACGCCGCCGGCATCCGGTTCGTGCACCAGGAGCTGCAGCTCGTCCCCGACATGACGGTGGCCGAGAACGTGTGGCTCGGCAACGAGCGGAGCGCGGGCGGGGTGCTCCGCGGCCGCGCGATGCGGGCGCGGGTGACCGAGGTGCTGCACGACGTGCTCGGCATCGACCTCTCCCCCACCCGGCTCGTGCGCGACCTCGGGCCCGCCGAACGCAAGCTCGTGCAGGTGGCCCGCGCGCTCGTCGACGACAACGCGCGCGTCATCGTCTTCGACGAGCCGACCGCCCCGCTCGCGAGCGCCGAGGCCGAGCAGCTGCTCGGCATCATCGGGCGCCTGCGCGAACGCGGCATCTCGAGCCTCTACATCTCGCACTACCTCGGCGAGGTCACGCGCATCTGCGACCGCGTGACCGTGCTGCGCGGCGGCCTCGACGTGGGCCGCCTCGATGCGGTCGGCCCCGACAGCGGTCGCGAGATGATCCGCCTGATGATCGGGCGCGAGATCGACGACCTCTACCCCGCCCGCCGTCCGCCGGTGACCGCGCCGGCCGTGCTGAGCGCCCGCGGCCTCGGTGTCGGCACCGTGGTGCACGGCGTCGACCTCGACGCGCGTCCGGGCGAGATCGTCGGGGTCACCGGGCTTCTCGGCTCCGGCGCCTCGGAGCTCGGCGAGGCCCTCGTGGGCCTGCACCGCCACACCGGCGAGCTGCGCCTCGGCGAGCGCCGGTTCCGCCCGTCGAGCCCGGCCGCCGCCCTCGAGGCCGGCGTCGTGCTCGTGCCCCGCGACCGCCGTCACGACGGTGTCGTGCTCGACTTCTCGGTGCAGCAGAACCTCACGCTCTCCACGCTCTCGACCGATGCCCGCGCGGGGCTCCTCGACGCCCCCGCCGCCCGCGCGCGCGCCGACGAGCTGTCGGAGCGCCTCGACATCCGCCCCCGCGACACGACCGCCCAGACGCGGCTGCTCAGCGGCGGCAACCAGCAGAAGGTCGTGCTGGGCCGCAGCCTCGCCGCCGGCGCGCGCGTCATCGTGCTCGACGAGCCCACCGTCGGCGTCGACATCGGCGCCAAGCAGGAGATCTACCGCCTGTTGGCCGAGCTCGCGGCATCCGGGACCGCGGTGGTGGTCGTCTCGACCGACCCCGCCGAAGTGCTCGGACTCGCCGACCGCATCGTGGTGCTCGAGCGCGGACGCGTCGCCCACGAGGTGTCGACCGACGGTCTCACCCTCGAACACCTCAGCGCCCTCGTCACCGGCAGCGGTGGCGAACGATCGGAAGGGGATGCCGCGTGA
- a CDS encoding sugar ABC transporter substrate-binding protein, with product MRKSLLALPALVVAAGIALSGCSTVSSDGAAPNGEGVDASQPLAGKTIGIAVVGTQHFWDREAFQGAVDEVTKLGGTPLTTDGNRDNTLHAQNHDIFLAQNVDAVITILGDASVDPKLQQLHDAGIPVFGVDHASEYAVNNAQSDNQVGGEALGKITGDALGGQGNVAVFNAFGQSLSFCGERYDAWKNELSTDYPGVKLIEPELAEQFANAPDDARQQTLALLEKYPVGTIQGIHVACWDQPAIGVVQAIEDSGRTDVKVTAFDAGPDTLEIMSEPNSPFVGNIAQLPRKIATISADNVGKYFLGETVDKVSYVDTIPVAGPDEAKKVSKELGYTQ from the coding sequence GTGAGAAAGTCCCTCCTCGCCCTTCCGGCGCTCGTCGTCGCGGCGGGCATCGCCCTCAGCGGCTGTTCGACCGTCTCGTCCGACGGCGCGGCCCCCAACGGCGAGGGCGTCGACGCCAGCCAGCCGCTCGCGGGCAAGACCATCGGCATCGCGGTCGTCGGAACGCAGCACTTCTGGGACCGTGAGGCCTTCCAGGGCGCGGTCGACGAGGTCACCAAGCTCGGCGGCACGCCGCTGACCACCGACGGCAACCGCGACAACACCCTGCACGCGCAGAACCACGACATCTTCCTCGCGCAGAACGTCGACGCGGTCATCACGATCCTCGGCGACGCCTCGGTCGACCCGAAGCTGCAGCAGCTGCACGACGCCGGCATCCCCGTCTTCGGGGTGGACCACGCCTCGGAGTACGCCGTCAACAACGCGCAGTCCGACAACCAGGTCGGCGGCGAGGCCCTCGGCAAGATCACCGGCGACGCACTCGGCGGCCAGGGCAACGTCGCCGTGTTCAACGCGTTCGGCCAGAGCCTGTCGTTCTGCGGCGAGCGCTACGACGCGTGGAAGAACGAGCTCTCGACGGACTACCCCGGCGTCAAGCTCATCGAGCCCGAGCTCGCCGAGCAGTTCGCCAACGCGCCCGACGACGCGCGTCAGCAGACGCTCGCGCTTCTCGAGAAGTACCCGGTCGGAACGATCCAGGGCATCCACGTGGCGTGCTGGGACCAGCCCGCCATCGGCGTGGTGCAGGCCATCGAGGACTCCGGCCGTACCGACGTGAAGGTCACGGCCTTCGACGCCGGCCCCGACACCCTCGAGATCATGAGCGAGCCGAACAGCCCGTTCGTCGGCAACATCGCACAGCTTCCGCGAAAGATCGCCACGATCTCGGCCGACAACGTCGGCAAGTACTTCCTGGGCGAGACGGTCGACAAGGTCAGCTACGTCGACACGATCCCCGTCGCCGGTCCCGACGAGGCGAAGAAGGTCTCGAAGGAGCTGGGCTACACCCAGTGA
- a CDS encoding carbohydrate kinase family protein yields the protein MSQSTRALGGRRVLTVGLHVADVLGRYVDAIPAGQGLALLDEIRLTVAGTAAATAVDLARLGVPVATVGAVGDDALGVFLRSTMAAEGVDVDALAVRSAHPTSATMLPIRRDGSRPALHVIGSNAAIRADDLAAVDLDEVAVLHLGGTCLLPGIDGAPSVELLRRARAAGVVTTMDFIPTGAPADRDAVLPCLPFVDYLFPSEEDALSFAGATTLDEAISFYLDAGVTTVVITRGAAGVSISTRERRDMRLAAYAVDVVDTTGCGDAFSAGFIWGLVDGADVVEAAERGLACGSLVATGLGSDAGLHSVTDVARLRAEGVRGAV from the coding sequence ATGTCGCAGTCCACCCGTGCGCTCGGCGGCCGTCGCGTCCTGACCGTGGGCCTCCACGTCGCCGACGTGCTCGGTCGCTACGTCGACGCCATCCCTGCCGGTCAGGGACTCGCCCTGCTCGACGAGATCCGCCTCACCGTGGCGGGCACCGCCGCCGCGACCGCCGTCGACCTCGCGCGCCTGGGCGTGCCCGTGGCCACGGTGGGGGCGGTCGGCGACGACGCGCTGGGCGTGTTCCTGCGTTCGACGATGGCCGCCGAGGGCGTCGACGTCGACGCCCTGGCGGTGCGGTCCGCGCACCCCACCTCGGCGACGATGCTGCCGATCCGCCGCGACGGCAGCCGACCGGCGCTGCACGTCATCGGGTCGAACGCCGCGATCCGCGCCGACGACCTGGCGGCAGTCGACCTCGACGAGGTCGCCGTGCTGCACCTGGGCGGCACGTGCCTGCTGCCCGGCATCGATGGGGCGCCGAGCGTCGAGCTGCTCCGCCGTGCGCGTGCGGCCGGTGTCGTGACGACGATGGACTTCATCCCCACCGGCGCTCCCGCCGATCGGGACGCCGTGCTGCCGTGTCTGCCGTTCGTCGACTACCTCTTCCCCAGCGAAGAGGACGCGCTGTCGTTCGCGGGAGCGACGACGCTCGACGAGGCGATCTCGTTCTACCTGGATGCCGGTGTCACCACCGTCGTGATCACGCGCGGCGCCGCGGGGGTCAGCATCAGCACGCGCGAGCGGCGCGATATGCGTCTCGCGGCATACGCGGTCGACGTGGTCGACACGACGGGCTGCGGCGATGCGTTCAGCGCGGGGTTCATCTGGGGGCTGGTCGACGGCGCCGACGTCGTCGAGGCCGCCGAGCGAGGGCTGGCGTGCGGCAGCCTGGTGGCGACGGGCCTCGGGTCCGACGCGGGCCTGCACTCCGTGACCGACGTCGCGCGGCTGCGGGCCGAGGGTGTACGCGGCGCGGTGTAG
- the ddaH gene encoding dimethylargininase: MSATPTAATDSTAASAAGTERVQQRRRYLMCRPEHFTVSYSINPWMEPSRPTDTNLALTQWQALYDTYVSLGHEIELIDPVEGLPDMVYTANGGFVIDGVAYGPKFRFRERAAEAPAFIDWFAANGFEVAEPVEVNEGEGDFLLVGDTILAGTGFRSTGDSHREVGEVFSREVVSLTLTDPRFYHLDTAIAVLDPVEGPGGAEKANIAYLPNAFDEKSQAILRERYPDAIRVSDADGSVFGLNSASDGKNVIISPRAVGFEAQLRERGYTPVKVDLSELLLGGGGIKCCTLELRGGSR; this comes from the coding sequence ATGTCCGCTACCCCCACCGCCGCCACCGACTCGACCGCCGCCTCCGCGGCCGGAACCGAGCGCGTGCAGCAGCGCCGTCGCTATCTGATGTGCCGGCCCGAGCACTTCACGGTGAGCTACAGCATCAACCCGTGGATGGAGCCCTCGCGGCCCACAGACACCAACCTGGCCCTGACGCAGTGGCAGGCGCTGTACGACACCTACGTGTCGCTCGGGCACGAGATCGAGCTGATCGACCCCGTCGAGGGACTGCCCGACATGGTCTACACCGCCAACGGCGGCTTCGTCATCGACGGCGTCGCCTACGGCCCCAAGTTCCGCTTCCGCGAGCGCGCCGCCGAGGCCCCCGCCTTCATCGACTGGTTCGCCGCGAACGGCTTCGAGGTCGCCGAGCCCGTCGAGGTCAACGAGGGCGAGGGCGACTTCCTGCTCGTGGGCGACACCATCCTCGCCGGGACGGGCTTCCGCTCGACCGGTGACAGCCACCGCGAGGTGGGCGAGGTGTTCTCGCGCGAGGTCGTGTCGCTGACGCTCACCGACCCGCGGTTCTACCACCTCGACACCGCGATCGCGGTGCTGGACCCCGTGGAAGGACCGGGGGGCGCCGAGAAGGCCAACATCGCCTACCTGCCGAACGCCTTCGACGAGAAGAGCCAGGCGATCCTGCGCGAGCGCTACCCCGACGCGATCCGGGTCTCGGATGCCGACGGCTCGGTGTTCGGCCTCAACTCGGCCAGCGACGGCAAGAACGTCATCATCTCGCCCCGCGCCGTGGGCTTCGAGGCCCAGCTGCGCGAGCGCGGCTACACGCCCGTGAAGGTCGACCTCTCCGAGCTGCTGCTCGGTGGTGGCGGCATCAAGTGCTGCACGCTGGAGCTGCGAGGCGGATCCCGATGA
- the rocD gene encoding ornithine--oxo-acid transaminase gives MSTAVDDLGAHLIAEEGAHLAHNYHPLPVVVSRAEGVWVTDVEGKRYLDLLSAYSALNFGHGHPAILAAAREQLERLTLTSRAYHNDRLGPFATALAQLCGKDLVLPMNTGAEAVETGIKVARAWGYRTKGIAPDAATIIVANGNFHGRTTTIVGFSDDPTAHDDFGPYAPGFVHVPYGDAEAIAAAIDENTAAVLLEPIQGEAGVVIPPEGFLRRVREICTANDVLFIADEIQSGLGRVGTTFACDREGVVPDVYLLGKALGGGILPLSAVVANGDVLGVIRAGEHGSTFGGNPLAAAVGLRVVEILASGEFQTRAAALGEHLAGRLDTLVGHGVTDVRIAGLWAGVDIDPAAGTGREIAEKLLARGVLVKDTHGQTIRIAPPLTIRATELDWAVEQLRHVLS, from the coding sequence ATGAGCACCGCCGTCGACGACCTCGGCGCGCACCTGATCGCCGAAGAGGGCGCGCACCTCGCGCACAACTACCACCCGCTCCCCGTCGTCGTCTCGCGCGCCGAGGGCGTGTGGGTCACCGACGTCGAGGGCAAGCGCTACCTCGACCTGCTCTCGGCCTACTCGGCTCTGAACTTCGGCCACGGTCACCCCGCGATCCTCGCGGCGGCGCGCGAGCAGCTCGAACGTCTCACCCTGACCAGTCGCGCGTACCACAACGACCGTCTGGGTCCCTTCGCCACGGCGCTCGCGCAGCTCTGCGGCAAAGACCTCGTGCTGCCGATGAACACCGGGGCCGAGGCCGTCGAGACCGGCATCAAGGTCGCGCGCGCCTGGGGCTACCGCACCAAGGGCATCGCACCGGATGCCGCGACGATCATCGTCGCGAACGGCAATTTCCACGGCCGCACGACCACGATCGTCGGCTTCAGCGACGACCCCACGGCGCACGACGACTTCGGTCCCTATGCGCCGGGCTTCGTGCACGTGCCGTACGGCGACGCGGAGGCCATCGCGGCGGCGATCGACGAGAACACCGCGGCGGTCCTCCTCGAGCCCATCCAGGGCGAGGCCGGCGTCGTCATCCCGCCCGAGGGGTTCCTGCGACGGGTGCGCGAGATCTGCACCGCGAACGATGTGCTCTTCATCGCCGATGAGATCCAGTCGGGTCTCGGCCGGGTGGGGACGACCTTCGCGTGCGACCGCGAGGGCGTCGTACCCGACGTCTACCTGCTCGGCAAGGCGCTCGGCGGCGGCATCCTGCCCCTGTCGGCGGTCGTCGCGAACGGGGACGTGCTCGGTGTCATCCGCGCCGGCGAGCACGGATCGACGTTCGGCGGCAACCCGCTGGCCGCGGCCGTGGGACTGCGTGTCGTCGAGATCCTGGCATCCGGTGAGTTCCAGACGCGCGCGGCGGCGCTCGGCGAGCACCTCGCCGGTCGCCTCGACACGCTCGTCGGCCACGGCGTGACGGACGTCCGCATCGCGGGCCTTTGGGCCGGTGTCGACATCGACCCCGCCGCGGGCACCGGGCGCGAGATCGCCGAGAAGCTGCTCGCCCGTGGTGTGCTCGTGAAGGACACGCACGGGCAGACGATCCGCATCGCTCCGCCGCTGACGATCCGCGCGACCGAGCTCGACTGGGCGGTCGAACAGCTCCGGCACGTTCTCTCGTAA